Part of the Paenibacillus guangzhouensis genome is shown below.
TAACGGTCGTGTTCGGGATGGGTACGCGTGGAACCCCTCCGCCATCGACACCAAACGTTACAGAGTTTGATCTCTGAAAACTGAATACGAGATAATTTGCGTTTAATTTCTTTAGGATAAGCCCTCGACCGATTAGTATTGGTCAGCTCCACACATTGCTGCGCTTCCACCTCCAACCTATCAACCTCGTCGTCTTCAAGGGGTCTTACTAATTGGGAAATCTCATCTTGAGGGGGGCTTCACGCTTAGATGCTTTCAGCGCTTATCCCTTCCGTACTTGGCTACCCAGCGGTGCTCCTGGCGGAACAACTGGTACACCAGCGGTACGTCCATCCCGGTCCTCTCGTACTAAGGACAGCTCCTCTCAAATTTCCTACGCCCACGACAGATAGGGACCGAACTGTCTCACGACGTTCTGAACCCAGCTCGCGTACCGCTTTAATGGGCGAACAGCCCAACCCTTGGGACCTACTTCAGCCCCAGGATGCGATGAGCCGACATCGAGGTGCCAAACCTCCCCGTCGATGTGGACTCTTGGGGGAGATAAGCCTGTTATCCCCAGGGTAGCTTTTATCCGTTGAGCGATGGCCCTTCCATGCGGTACCACCGGATCACTAAGCCCGACTTTCGTCCCTGCTCGACCTGTATGTCTCGCAGTCAAGCTCCCTTATGCCTTTGCACTCTTCGAATGATTTCCAACCATTCTGAGGGAACCTTGGGGCGCCTCCGTTACTCTTTAGGAGGCGACCGCCCCAGTCAAACTGCCCACCTGACACTGTCCCCGAACCGGGTCACGGTCCTAGGTTAGAACTCCGATACGATCAGGGTGGTATCCCAACGTCGCCTCCACCTAAGCTGGCGCTCAGGCTTCTAAGGCTCCCACCTATCCTGTACAGATCGTACCAAAGTCCAATATCAAGCTGCAGTAAAGCTCCATGGGGTCTTTCCGTCTTGTCGCGGGTAACCTGCATCTTCACAGGTATTAAAATTTCACCGGATCTCTCGTTGAGACAGCGCCCAAGTCGTTACGCCATTCGTGCGGGTCAGAATTTACCTGACAAGGAATTTCGCTACCTTAGGACCGTTATAGTTACGGCCGCCGTTTACTGGGGCTTCGGTTCACAGCTTCGGGATTGCTCCCTAACCACTCCCCTTAACCTTCCAGCACCGGGCAGGCGTCAGCCCGTATACTTCGCCTTACGGCTTCGCACAGACCTGTGTTTTTGCTAAACAGTCGCTTGGGCCTTTTCACTGCGGCCCCCTCGTGCTATTCACACTACCGGGGCACCCCTTCTCCCGAAGTTACGGGGTCATTTTGCCGAGTTCCTTAACGAGAGTTCTTCCGCGCGCCTTAGAATTCTCTTCTCGCCTACCTGTGTCGGTTTGCGGTACGGGCACCATCACCTGGCTAGAGGCTTTTCTTGGCAGTGTGAGATCATGACCTTCGGTACTATAATTTTCCCTCCCCATCACAGCCCAGCCTTATCGATGTGCGGATTTGCCTACACATCAGCCTCACTGCTTGGACGAGCATCCATCAGCTCGCGTCACTACCCTACTGCGTCACCCCATTGCTCATAACGGCTTACGGTGGTACAGGAATTTCAACCTGTTGTCCTTCGACTACGCCTTTCGGCCTCGCCTTAGGTCCCGACTTACCCTGAGCGGACGAACCTTCCTCAGGAACCCTTAGGCTTTCGGCGGACAAGATTCTCACTTGTCTTTTCGTTACTCATACCGGCATTCTCACTTGTATGCTGTCCAGCGCTCCTTACGGTACACCTTCAACCTACATACAACGCTCCCCTACCCCTGCAACATACGTTGCAAGCCATAGCTTCGGTGGTGTGTTTAGCCCCGTTACATTTTCGGCGCAGAGTCACTCGACCAGTGAGCTATTACGCACTCTTTAAATGATGGCTGCTTCTAAGCCAACATCCTGGTTGTCTGTGCAACTCCACATCCTTTCCCACTTAACACACACTTGGGGACCTTAGCTGATGGTCTGGGCTGTTTCCCTTTTGACAATGGATCTTAGCACTCACTGTCTGACTCCCGGTTATAAGTCTATGGCATTCGGAGTTTGACTGAGCTTGGTAACCCTTGGCGGGCCCCGCACCCAATCAGTGCTCTACCTCCACGACTCTTAACACCGAGGCTAGCCCTAAAGCTATTTCGGGGAGAACCAGCTATCTCCGAGTTCGATTGGAATTTCTCCGCTACCCCCACCTCATCCCCGCATTTTTCAACATGCGTGGGTTCGGGCCTCCAGTGCGTGTTACCGCACCTTCACCCTGGACAGGGGTAGATCACACGGTTTCGGGTCTACGTCCACGTACTAATTCGCCCTATTCAGACTCGCTTTCGCTGCGGCTACGGCTCTTCACCTTAACCTTGCACGGGAACGTAACTCGCCGGTTCATTCTACAAAAGGCACGCCATCACCCATAGATCGGGCTCTGACTTCTTGTAAGCACACGGTTTCAGGTTCTATTTCACTCCCCTTCCGGGGTGCTTTTCACCTTTCCCTCACGGTACTGCTTCACTATCGGTCGCTAGGTAGTATTTAGCCTTACCAGATGGTCCTGGCGGATTCATACGGGATTTCACGTGCCCCGCACTACTCGGGATCCGTCTCGGAGAGAACAGACTTTCAATTACAGGGCTTTTACCTTCTATGGCGGGCCTTTCCAGACCTCTTCGTCTAATCGGTTCCTTTGTAACTCCATGTGAGACGTCCCACAACCCCAAGAGGCAAGCCTCTTGGTTTAGGCTATTCCGCGTTCGCTCGCCGCTACTGACGGAATCACTATTGTTTTCTCTTCCTGAGGGTACTTAGATGTTTCAGTTCCCCTCGTCTGTCTCTTCATACCCTATGTATTCAGGTATGAGTGACTGGCTATTACACCAGCCGGGTTTCCCCATTCGGACATCCCCGGATCAAAGCTTGCTTACAGCTCCCCGAGGCAATTTCGCCGTTCGCCGCGTCCTTCGTCGACTCCTAGCGCCTAGGCATCCTCCGTGTGCTCTTAGTAGCTTAACCTAGTCGCTCTCGTTATTGTGCTCAGTGCTCTGTTGTTCGTAAATTTCTTTGATTGGATTAAACCAAGCAAGGATGAAATTCACTCACAAAGGATCTCTGATCCCAACAACGTTCGCTTCTCCAGTATAGCTATTGAAACTATTTAACACAGTTTCAGCTAAAAGGATATTTCTAAAACGCAAATTTATCTCGCTATCCAGTTTTCAAGGATCAAAGTTCAAAACAATTGAAAGAGGATTGCTCTTTCAAAACTGACAACGAACGTTGAAAGGGTTGCGAATATAATTCGCTATTTGAATGTTTCCGTTGCAGGAAACGATTCTCCATAGAAAGGAGGTGATCCAGCCGCACCTTCCGATACGGCTACCTTGTTACGACTTCACCCCAATCATCTACCCCACCTTCGACGGCTGGCTCCTTGCGGTTACCCCACCGGCTTCGGGTGTTGTAAACTCTCGTGGTGTGACGGGCGGTGTGTACAAGACCCGGGAACGTATTCACCGCGGCATGCTGATCCGCGATTACTAGCAATTCCGACTTCATGCAGGCGAGTTGCAGCCTGCAATCCGAACTGAGATCGACTTTGATAGGATTGGCTCCACCTCGCGGCTTCGCTTCCCGTTGTATCGACCATTGTAGTACGTGTGTAGCCCAGGTCATAAGGGGCATGATGATTTGACGTCATCCCCACCTTCCTCCGGTTTGTCACCGGCAGTCATCCTAGAGTGCCCACCCGAAGTGCTGGCAACTAAGATCAAGGGTTGCGCTCGTTGCGGGACTTAACCCAACATCTCACGACACGAGCTGACGACAACCATGCACCACCTGTCTTGAATGCTCCGAAGAGGGCACCTATCTCTAGGTGTTACATTCAGATGTCAAGACCTGGTAAGGTTCTTCGCGTTGCTTCGAATTAAACCACATACTCCACTGCTTGTGCGGGTCCCCGTCAATTCCTTTGAGTTTCAGTCTTGCGACCGTACTCCCCAGGCGGAATGCTTAATGTGTTAACTTCGGCACCAAGGGTATCGAAACCCCTAACACCTAGCATTCATCGTTTACGGCGTGGACTACCAGGGTATCTAATCCTGTTTGCTCCCCACGCTTTCGCGCCTCAGCGTCAGTTACAGCCCAGAGAGTCGCCTTCGCCACTGGTGTTCCTCCACATCTCTACGCATTTCACCGCTACACGTGGAATTCCACTCTCCTCTTCTGCACTCAAGCCTTGCAGTTTCCAATGCGACCCAGGGTTGAGCCCTAGGTTTAAACACCAGACTTACAAAGCCGCCTGCGCGCGCTTTACGCCCAATAATTCCGGACAACGCTTGCCCCCTACGTATTACCGCGGCTGCTGGCACGTAGTTAGCCGGGGCTTTCTTCTCAGGTACCGTCACCTTGAGAGCAGTTACTCTCCCAAGCGTTCTTCCCTGGCAACAGAGCTTTACGATCCGAAAACCTTCATCACTCACGCGGCGTTGCTCCGTCAGACTTGCGTCCATTGCGGAAGATTCCCTACTGCTGCCTCCCGTAGGAGTCTGGGCCGTGTCTCAGTCCCAGTGTGGCCGTTCACCCTCTCAGGTCGGCTACGCATCGTCGCCTTGGTGAGCCGTTACCCCACCAACTAGCTAATGCGCCGCAGGCCCATCTGTAAGCAGCAGATTGCTCCGCTTTTCCCAACAAAGTCATGCGACCTCGTTGATTATCCGGTCTTAGCTACCGTTTCCGGTAGTTATCCCAATCTTACAGGCAGGTTGCCTACGTGTTACTCACCCGTCCGCCGCTAAGTCATCCCCGAAGGAATAACTCCGCTCGACTTGCATGTATTAGGCACGCCGCCAGCGTTCGTCCTGAGCCAGGATCAAACTCTCCAATAAAGTGTTTGACTTGCTCATTTCAAAAAACTGACGAGAACTTAATGTTCTCTTTATTCTTTCAACGTTCGTTGTTCAGTTTTCAAAGATCAATGTCTTTCTCGTTATCGCCACGTTACTCTCTCGGTGACAACTTTTATATCATATCACATCATTTCGTATAATGCAACATGTTTTTTAAAAGTTCTTTTCGAGAAGTTTTATTCTCTCATGTCCGTCAGTTACGCTCTCGTAACGGCCGGAATAAGAATATACCATGAAACGCAAAAAGAATGCAACATGTAAAACATTCCAATTGGAATCCTTCACACACTACATTCTTCTACCTTAATTCGCTATTCTCCGCGGCGCGGAATTCTTCTTCGTCTTCACATAATCCGTCGTCTTCACAAGCGTAAGATTTGAAGCCATCGAAGCACTCGACCGTTCAATCTCTGCAACGATCCGGTGTAAATCGGCGAACAGACTTCCAATTTCCATCAACGTCTCTGCCTTGGCTTGCTGTTCTTGAAAAGCATCAAATAACAACAATTGATCATCATATGCCTGACGAACGGCTTGTTGCAGCGCTTCATACCGTTTGGGCGTCGATTGCTTCAATAGACGACCGTATAAGCGAATGGCTTCCGCCGAGCTCATTAACGTAGCTTCAATCGGCAGCTGCTTCAAATATTTCGTCCCAATCTCCTGCACGGCATAGTTCACACTCGATACAGCGATTAAGATCTTCTGAACCGTATCAACACGATCCTGCAAGGCTGCGAGTTTGCGAGAATCTTTTCGATAGATAAAGTTATATTTGAGACTTTTCTGTGCATTGCAGTAGGCATCGTTTAATTTACGACTCAAAGACATCAGGTCCGCATCCGAATATTGAAGACTCATCAAATCCTTCTGATCTGCCGATACACTCTGGCCCAACTGCTGCATACGCTCCGCAAGCTTCTGACAAATATTCGCGTTCCGGCGCACCGCAGACGGCACTTTGTTCTCCGGATGGATCGTAATCTGAACAAGCACTGCAATAAGCGCACCTACAATCGTCTCAATAATACGACCGGTCGCATAGCCTTGCGCTTGCTGGAACGACATCACCATGACCGAACTAACCCCAATTTGCGAGATGATCTGTGGATTCAGTTTGAATGCCGTAGCGGCCCCCATACCAATTAGGAGTACAACAACCACACCCAAGAAACTCTGACCCACATAAGGAACAATTACAGCCGTCACGACGACCCCAATGATGACACCCAGAATACGATATAACCCCTTCTCCATCGTATCCGCAATCGTGAGCTGAACGGTCAACACGGCTGCGAGCGGAGCAAAATAAGAGAAATGATCTCCGAACATTAAAGATGCGACTGACCAAGAGATCGCCGCCGCAAGCACTGTCTTTATGACATGAAATGTAAGACCCAGGCGAGCGCACCATTTCATCATACGCGTCAACATGGAGCACACACCTCCCATTTATTTTCATACATAATGAACTTCATCTGTACAATGTTATTATATCGATTTCCATCGTCCTTAATTGTGATTATAATCACAAAGAATGACTTAGTAAATGAAATTTTCTGTAAACCCTAACCACATCATGTAAGTACCAAAAAATCCATTGATGAAAAATAAAAATCCCGCACCTCTTCGCAGAAGTCACGGGAATCATTGTTAAGTATGGTGCGCGTAGAGGGACTTGAACCCCCACGGTCGCCCGCTAGATCCTAAGTCTAGTGCGTCTGCCAATTCCGCCATACGCGCGCATGTGGTACTCAATTACTATACCATGGTTGGGACTTGCTTGTCAACCATGTTTTTTTGAAGTAAAACTGGTGAGCCATGAAGGACTCGAACCTTCGACACCCTGATTAAAAGTCAGGTGCTCTACCAACTGAGCTAATGGCTCTCATTCGAGAGGGTAATACTGGCGGAGCTGACGGGATTCGAACCCGCGGTCTCCTGCGTGACAGGCAGGCATGTTAGGCCTCTACACCACAGCTCCACATTAAAACTCGAAATATTGCGGGGGCAGGATTTGAACCTGCGGCCTTCGGGTTATGAGCCCGACGAGCTACCGGGCTGCTCCACCCCGCGTCATCTAACAAAATATTTATGGTGGAGGCTAACGGGATCGAACCGCTGACCCTCTGCTTGTAAGGCAGATGCTCTCCCAGCTGAGCTAAGCCTCCATAAATGGCTCCCCGAACAGGACTCGAACCTGTGACAACTCGATTAACAGTCGAGTGCTCTACCAACTGAGCTATCAGGGAATATCATGTGTATCTCGTGAACAGAATCTTAATTTACCACACCATTCGACAGAATACAAATGTAATTTTTGACAATTAACTAAAAATGATCGCCTGGAGGCTGCGACCAAGCAGCTCCATTACTCACGCAACGCTTCTCTAAGCGGGGTTGACATGCGGCCTTCCCCTTTGGAACGTTGATTTTTAAGCTTGATGATTAACTGCTTCAACCTTGCATTTTCCGCTTCAAGCTCCATTACTCGTTCTTTAAGTTTCTCCACCTGTGCTTGTTCTTGATTATCCAATATTAGTTCCTTCTTTCTCCGTATCCCACAAACGGCGACAACGTGCAATGACTGCTAGGATTTGATCCTGTATTCTCTATCCTACCTTCTCCTGACTTTCGTAGCAACTGCTCTGCCCATGAATCCCCAGCGATACTCTTCAATACAATTAGCCAGACTATATGAAAGACAAAAAGCGCAGAGCCGAAGCTCTACACTTTCAGAATAAGTTTATTTGATCAGTATCCCGCCAAATGGAATGACTTCCCGCAGAACGCGCCGAATGAACCCGTCTCCTTCAATTTCTTGCTCCAGCTGATGATCTGATTTACCCGTCTGAATGAGTGCGTAACCATGACCTGTGATTTCAAAGTGATAATTCATGTGTTGGCTCGCAAGTGCATTCCCATAGACACGAGGCGTCAGCGTAGCATTCTCCGGGTAAGCGACAAGACAACCCACGTCAATATACGTCGGCTGAACCGGGTCCAGCTTCATCCGATGAAGTGGTCCATGCGTCAAGATCCCTAATACACCACCGTCGCCTGAAAATTTCATCTTAATGATCTCACGGGTAATCAACGCATTCTTCAAGGTCTGGATTTTGCGCTCCACACGCATGCCATCTGTATAGAACAGAACATGCTTCCATTCAAATAGCAGATCTGCGCCCTCTGTGAGTGGAATCGTCTGTACAGTGTACCCTGCAGGCAACCCGATCATAAACTGAGCAGGACCGCTAATCGTCGATTGAATCAATTTTCGCTTGCGGTACATGCCAGCAATGTCCATAAGCCGATCTTCGCGTTGATTCGAATTGCCCTGAAAGGCAATGATCTGACTCGGATGGAGAACGGATACTTTCTCTCCCTGATCTAACTGAAGCGTGACCGCTTGCGATAGGGTTGATCCCTCTTCACATCTGACTTCCATCTTCAATTCGCCTCCTCTATCCTTATCCCGCTACCTATGACGCCGCCAGAACAAGACCCGTGTCACTCTCGTCATGATGAACAATAATGCAATCGCACTAGCCGCAATGACGATCCCCCGAATAATCCACTTCATCCGTTCCTTTTGCCGTAACTCCTGTTCCTCGAGCAGCTGCAGACGTGATGTCAGCACCTCATTCTGAACCCGAAGTTGCTCGTTCTCCTGCATCAATTGGTTCGAGACCGTCTCATACTGTTCTCGGCTCTTCTGGAAGCTCTCTTCCATTTGGGTATATTTCGATTTCAGCTCGTCCACTTCGGAGGGAATTTCCTTCACGCCGTTGACCCAATCCCAGAATCCTGCGTGTGCAGCAGGCGCCGGTCCGAGCAGCAATCCTATGCTTAATACGATTACGCCTATATAGACAATTATTTTATGATTACTAGAAAATATCATATTCTGCCCTTCTCCTCTCTTAAGAGTCATCGAACAATCGAACATATATACGAAAATTGTCGAAAGAAGTTGCAAGATTCATAGATGTCGCACGATCATTTTTTTGGCACAAAACACCAAAAAGGCCCTGCCTCCCTTGATGGGATAAGACAGAGCCCTAATTTACATTAAGCCTGATTCTTCACAAAATCTTTCAGGTCAATCACCTGATGCGTCTGTCTCGACGCTTCAGCTGCAAAAGCCATCATGTGGCTCTGCACGGATTGATTGGCTGACGTGAGCCCTTGGCTCTTGCCGCCTTCTCGCACAAGCTTTAAGAAATCGCGTACGAGGCCAAAATCGCCGCCACCGTGGCCGATATGTCCGCCAGCATCTGCGAACTCGATTTGCTGTGCCTCTTGCTTGCCAAAATGCAAAATCTCAATCTCGTTCTTCTCCATCGCGCCTCGAATCTCGCCCTTCGTTCCCATCAGCTTGATCGTGCGGCTCACATCCTTCGTGAACGCACTCATCGTAAATGCAGCGGTCACGCCATTCTCAAATGCAAGATTAACGACCTGATGATCAACGACATCATTATCACAGTGATAGACGCATCTGCCATATGGGCCTTCCTCCAGCGCCTTGAGGCGCCCTTCATAGCTCAAATCATCGCTAATCGCTGATGTCGGCCAATCCGTATTTTCCGTCAAATACTGCTTCGGCGCGAAATACAGACATTCATCTTCAACAGGGCATCCATCCGTGCATC
Proteins encoded:
- a CDS encoding AIM24 family protein, with translation MEVRCEEGSTLSQAVTLQLDQGEKVSVLHPSQIIAFQGNSNQREDRLMDIAGMYRKRKLIQSTISGPAQFMIGLPAGYTVQTIPLTEGADLLFEWKHVLFYTDGMRVERKIQTLKNALITREIIKMKFSGDGGVLGILTHGPLHRMKLDPVQPTYIDVGCLVAYPENATLTPRVYGNALASQHMNYHFEITGHGYALIQTGKSDHQLEQEIEGDGFIRRVLREVIPFGGILIK
- a CDS encoding FUSC family protein, with amino-acid sequence MLTRMMKWCARLGLTFHVIKTVLAAAISWSVASLMFGDHFSYFAPLAAVLTVQLTIADTMEKGLYRILGVIIGVVVTAVIVPYVGQSFLGVVVVLLIGMGAATAFKLNPQIISQIGVSSVMVMSFQQAQGYATGRIIETIVGALIAVLVQITIHPENKVPSAVRRNANICQKLAERMQQLGQSVSADQKDLMSLQYSDADLMSLSRKLNDAYCNAQKSLKYNFIYRKDSRKLAALQDRVDTVQKILIAVSSVNYAVQEIGTKYLKQLPIEATLMSSAEAIRLYGRLLKQSTPKRYEALQQAVRQAYDDQLLLFDAFQEQQAKAETLMEIGSLFADLHRIVAEIERSSASMASNLTLVKTTDYVKTKKNSAPRRIAN
- a CDS encoding tropomyosin; this translates as MIFSSNHKIIVYIGVIVLSIGLLLGPAPAAHAGFWDWVNGVKEIPSEVDELKSKYTQMEESFQKSREQYETVSNQLMQENEQLRVQNEVLTSRLQLLEEQELRQKERMKWIIRGIVIAASAIALLFIMTRVTRVLFWRRHR